One Chloroflexota bacterium genomic region harbors:
- a CDS encoding YidC/Oxa1 family membrane protein insertase — MEPILAAGFFGIETFTPPWDVIFLPLFNALIGLYRVLFSDLALAIIGLTVLIRTVLAPLFVRQIRSQKEMQRMQPLVREVQRKHKGNQRKVSEETAALYREHGVNMFGGCLPLLLQLPILFALYQALTRASSAVTFDPSEEQQASFDAFLAANPAIESLGNNQYHIPFDGSCGISSEFQSFLPLNCQVITPLKLDAPVDTVIEWLTNPFTGVSLNLGTIDHAFSVFLFGGFAISGIAIIAGILQFIQVRMTSARAGSDDPTATTTQTMTYLFPIMTVVWGGIFPSGLVLYWGVYTAYLIIQQFLIMGWGNLFPLFGWQPRWAPSPDAGDIGMTRPAKSPTPPPTDGREAPVPARAGGQRRSSRKRRGREGRRR, encoded by the coding sequence ATGGAACCGATTCTGGCCGCCGGATTCTTCGGGATCGAGACCTTCACTCCGCCCTGGGACGTCATCTTCCTCCCCCTCTTCAACGCCCTGATCGGGCTGTATCGCGTCCTCTTCAGCGACCTGGCGCTGGCCATCATCGGCCTGACCGTCCTCATCCGGACCGTGCTGGCGCCGCTGTTCGTGCGCCAGATCCGCTCCCAGAAGGAGATGCAGCGCATGCAGCCGCTGGTCCGCGAGGTCCAGCGCAAGCACAAGGGCAACCAGCGGAAGGTCAGCGAGGAGACCGCGGCCCTGTACCGCGAGCATGGCGTGAACATGTTCGGGGGCTGCCTACCGCTTCTCCTCCAGCTCCCGATTCTCTTCGCGTTGTACCAGGCGTTGACGCGGGCGTCGAGCGCCGTCACCTTTGACCCGTCCGAGGAGCAGCAGGCCAGCTTCGACGCGTTCCTGGCCGCCAACCCGGCGATCGAGTCCCTTGGCAACAACCAGTACCACATCCCATTCGACGGGTCATGCGGGATTTCATCCGAGTTCCAGTCGTTCCTGCCTCTGAACTGCCAGGTCATCACCCCGTTGAAGCTCGATGCGCCGGTGGACACGGTGATCGAGTGGCTCACCAACCCCTTCACCGGGGTGTCGCTGAACCTGGGCACGATTGACCACGCCTTCTCGGTCTTCCTGTTCGGCGGCTTCGCCATATCCGGCATCGCCATCATCGCGGGCATCCTGCAATTCATCCAGGTTCGCATGACCTCGGCTCGGGCCGGGAGTGATGACCCGACCGCGACCACCACCCAGACCATGACGTACCTGTTCCCGATCATGACCGTGGTCTGGGGTGGCATCTTCCCCAGCGGCCTGGTCCTGTACTGGGGGGTGTACACCGCCTACCTGATCATCCAGCAGTTCCTGATCATGGGCTGGGGCAACCTCTTCCCGCTCTTCGGCTGGCAGCCACGCTGGGCACCGAGCCCCGACGCCGGCGACATCGGCATGACCCGACCCGCCAAGAGCCCCACACCACCACCGACCGATGGGCGCGAAGCTCCCGTGCCAGCCAGGGCTGGCGGGCAGCGCCGCTCGAGTCGGAAACGACGAGGCCGGGAGGGCCGAAGACGATGA